The Amycolatopsis sp. DG1A-15b genome window below encodes:
- a CDS encoding MbtH family NRPS accessory protein, whose protein sequence is MQDDAEFQVLVNDEGQYSLWPVANEVPAGWRADGFRGGRQECMDHVDEVWTDMRPLSLQRQMAADG, encoded by the coding sequence ATGCAGGACGACGCCGAATTCCAGGTATTGGTCAACGACGAGGGCCAGTACTCGCTGTGGCCGGTGGCCAACGAGGTACCCGCGGGGTGGCGCGCCGACGGCTTCCGCGGCGGCCGCCAGGAGTGCATGGACCACGTCGACGAGGTGTGGACCGACATGCGGCCGCTGAGCCTGCAGCGGCAGATGGCCGCCGACGGCTGA